The DNA segment CACCAGGCGGCCCGTCCGCTTCTGCTCCAGGATGTGCGCGGACCAGCCCGCCGTCCGGGCGCAGGTGAACATCGACGTGAACATGTGCGCCGGGACCTCGGCGAAGTCCAGCATGATCGCCGCCCAGAACTCGACGTTCGTCGCCAGGACCCGGTCCGGGCGGCGCGCGTGCAGCTCCTCCAGGGCGGCCACCTCCAGCGCCCGCGCCACCTCGTAGCGGGGGGCGCCCAGCTCCTCGGCGGTGCGCCGCAGCACCCGGGCGCGCGGGTCCTCGGCGCGGTAGACGCGGTGGCCGAAGCCCATCAGCCGCTCGCCCCGGTCCAGGGTCCGCCGCACGTACGCCGCGGCGTCGCCGGTCCGCTCGATCTCCTCGATCATGCCGAGGACGCGGGACGGGGCGCCGCCGTGCAGCGGGCCCGACATCGCGCCCACCGCGCCGGACAGCGCGGCGGCCACGTCGGCGCCGGTCGAGGCGATGACGCGGGCGGTGAACGTCGAGGCGTTCATGCCGTGCTCGGCGGCCGACGTCCAGTACGCGTCCACGGCCTTCACATGCCGGGGGTCCGGC comes from the Streptomyces sp. NBC_00525 genome and includes:
- a CDS encoding citrate synthase 2 — encoded protein: MSDFVPGLEGVVAFETEIAEPDKEGGSLRYRGVDIEELVGHVSFGNVWGLLVDGAFEPGLPPAEPFPIPVHSGDVRVDVQAALAMLAPVWGLKPLLDIDAATARENLARAAVMALSYVAQSARGQGVPMVPQREIDRAESVVERFMIRWRGEPDPRHVKAVDAYWTSAAEHGMNASTFTARVIASTGADVAAALSGAVGAMSGPLHGGAPSRVLGMIEEIERTGDAAAYVRRTLDRGERLMGFGHRVYRAEDPRARVLRRTAEELGAPRYEVARALEVAALEELHARRPDRVLATNVEFWAAIMLDFAEVPAHMFTSMFTCARTAGWSAHILEQKRTGRLVRPSARYVGPAARGPREIDGYGELPDRP